The following proteins are encoded in a genomic region of Pseudomonas sp. Os17:
- the inhA gene encoding isonitrile hydratase, with amino-acid sequence MALQIGFLLFPEVQQLDLTGPHDVLASLPDVQVHLIWKEPGPVVTSSGLVLQASTGFADCPPLDVLCIPGGAGVGALMEDPQTLAFIRQQAARVRYLTSVCTGALVLGAAGLLQGKRATTHWAYHDLLAPLGAIPVRERVVRDGNLLTGGGITAGIDFALTLAAELFDAATAQLVQLQLEYAPAPPFEAGSPDTAPASVVQLARQRTTESLHKRREITLRAAARLHAG; translated from the coding sequence ATGGCGTTACAGATAGGTTTTCTGTTGTTTCCAGAGGTCCAGCAGCTGGACCTGACCGGTCCCCACGACGTGCTGGCCTCGCTGCCGGATGTGCAGGTGCATCTGATCTGGAAGGAGCCGGGGCCGGTGGTGACCAGCTCCGGGCTGGTGCTGCAGGCCAGCACCGGTTTTGCCGACTGCCCGCCGCTGGATGTGCTCTGCATCCCCGGTGGCGCCGGGGTCGGGGCGCTGATGGAAGACCCGCAGACCCTGGCCTTCATCCGCCAGCAGGCGGCCCGGGTGCGCTACCTGACCTCGGTGTGCACCGGCGCCCTGGTGCTCGGCGCCGCCGGCCTGCTGCAGGGCAAGCGCGCCACCACCCACTGGGCCTACCACGACCTGCTGGCGCCGCTGGGGGCGATCCCGGTGCGCGAACGGGTGGTGCGCGACGGCAACCTGCTGACCGGCGGCGGCATCACCGCCGGCATCGACTTCGCCCTGACCCTGGCCGCCGAACTGTTCGACGCCGCCACCGCGCAACTGGTGCAGTTGCAACTGGAATACGCCCCGGCGCCGCCGTTCGAGGCCGGCAGCCCGGACACCGCGCCGGCCAGCGTGGTGCAGCTCGCCCGCCAGCGCACCACGGAGTCGCTGCACAAGCGCCGGGAAATCACCCTGCGCGCGGCGGCCAGGTTGCACGCCGGCTGA
- a CDS encoding antibiotic biosynthesis monooxygenase family protein: MYIAAFIYQPGQRDEEFHRLSALIDEIAISLPGFVGAQSWTSADQGLINASYYWEDEASIQAFASHPRHLEAKRQYRRWYAGYQVVISRVERTYGDGAITQLLGNARQGPVLRA; the protein is encoded by the coding sequence ATGTACATCGCCGCCTTTATCTACCAGCCGGGCCAGCGCGACGAGGAGTTCCACCGCCTCAGCGCGCTGATCGATGAAATTGCCATCAGCCTGCCGGGCTTCGTCGGCGCCCAATCCTGGACCAGCGCCGACCAGGGGCTGATCAACGCCAGCTACTACTGGGAGGACGAAGCCTCGATCCAGGCCTTCGCCAGCCACCCCAGGCACCTCGAGGCCAAGCGCCAGTACCGGCGCTGGTACGCCGGTTATCAGGTGGTGATTTCCAGGGTCGAGCGCACCTATGGCGATGGCGCCATTACCCAGTTGCTCGGCAATGCCCGCCAGGGCCCAGTGCTGCGTGCCTGA
- a CDS encoding SRPBCC family protein produces the protein MNASDRIERKILLHARPAQVWAALSEAEQFGRWFGVALQGQHFIPGQRVRGAVTYQGYEHLTWDAQVEQMLPEELFSFRWHPYAIDPTHDYSAEPTTLVQFELEEHGGGTLLRVIESGFDGIPGERRLKAFRMNSRGWDEQMGNIENYLQQG, from the coding sequence ATGAACGCTTCAGATCGCATTGAACGCAAGATCCTGCTGCATGCCCGTCCGGCGCAGGTGTGGGCGGCGCTGAGCGAGGCCGAGCAATTTGGCCGCTGGTTCGGCGTGGCCCTGCAGGGCCAGCATTTCATCCCCGGCCAGCGTGTCCGCGGTGCCGTCACTTACCAAGGCTACGAACACCTGACCTGGGATGCGCAGGTGGAACAGATGCTGCCCGAGGAGTTGTTCTCCTTCCGCTGGCACCCTTACGCCATCGACCCGACGCATGACTACTCGGCCGAGCCCACCACCCTGGTGCAGTTCGAACTGGAGGAGCATGGCGGCGGCACCTTGCTGCGGGTCATCGAGTCGGGCTTTGACGGCATTCCCGGTGAGCGCCGGCTCAAGGCCTTTCGCATGAACAGCCGGGGCTGGGACGAACAGATGGGCAATATCGAGAACTACCTGCAGCAGGGCTGA
- a CDS encoding aminoglycoside phosphotransferase family protein, with protein MFETYVNRWRLTPDGEPIVTPGSRLLPVRLQDGAPAMLKIALDEDERAGNRLMVWWAGEGAARVHAQEDDALLMERAMGTASLMRMAQAGQHDEVSHIVCATLQKLHRPRAQPQPSLVPLDRWFSDLREAAAQQGGLFRRCLAQADQLLATPREPVVLHGDVHHDNVLDFAEGGWRVIDPKRVHGERTFDFANLICNPDLPSATDPARFARQVQVIARAAQLEPRRLVQWVLAFSGLSAAWFLQDDHQPGAQHQLKLAALAAQALEG; from the coding sequence TTGTTTGAAACCTATGTAAACCGTTGGCGCCTGACGCCGGATGGCGAGCCCATCGTCACCCCGGGGAGCCGGCTGTTGCCGGTGCGTCTGCAAGACGGTGCGCCGGCCATGTTGAAGATTGCCCTGGACGAAGATGAGCGGGCCGGCAATCGCTTGATGGTCTGGTGGGCCGGGGAGGGCGCGGCGCGGGTCCATGCCCAGGAGGACGATGCACTGTTGATGGAGCGCGCCATGGGCACGGCGTCATTGATGCGCATGGCCCAGGCTGGCCAGCACGATGAGGTCAGCCATATCGTCTGCGCCACCCTGCAGAAGCTGCACCGGCCACGGGCGCAACCCCAGCCATCGCTGGTGCCGCTGGATCGCTGGTTTAGCGACCTGCGCGAGGCGGCGGCGCAGCAGGGCGGGTTGTTCCGGCGCTGCCTGGCGCAAGCCGATCAGCTGCTGGCCACGCCCCGGGAACCGGTGGTGCTGCACGGAGATGTACACCACGACAATGTGCTGGATTTCGCCGAGGGCGGCTGGCGGGTGATCGACCCCAAGCGGGTCCATGGCGAACGCACCTTCGATTTCGCCAACCTGATCTGCAACCCGGATTTGCCCAGCGCCACCGACCCGGCGCGCTTTGCCCGCCAGGTGCAGGTGATTGCCCGGGCCGCGCAACTGGAGCCGCGACGCCTGGTGCAATGGGTGCTGGCCTTCAGTGGTCTGTCCGCTGCCTGGTTTCTCCAGGACGATCATCAGCCCGGGGCGCAGCACCAGCTCAAGCTCGCGGCGTTGGCCGCACAGGCACTGGAGGGCTGA
- a CDS encoding aminotransferase-like domain-containing protein yields MRRTRYKTIVDHFAQRIRSGQLCPGTQLPTVRALMASEQVALATALRVYHELEAIGLVVGEPGRGTFVRDTSLPRGMGLEQHPASAASVDLAFNYPSLPGQAESLREGLRAMAASGDLDALLHSAPQGGRPHERQTAARHLRNREIRVAGEQVLIVNGAQQGLAVSLLAQLQPGDILAVDALTYPGLKALAQVQRLDLEPLPQHNGQMDLDALQALCRRRPVRALYCMPTLHNPLGTVMPLAERRRLVQLAREHDLLLIEDGAYAFLAEPAPVPLQTLAPERTLYISGLSKSVASGLRLGFIVAPLEMIPALERAIRVSTWSTPSLTVTLGCRWIESGLVDSLEEQKRNDARRRQQLAARVLKGCDYQAYPSSYFLWLKLPEGLRADGVVTALEQQGITVTSAEPFATTAHVPQALRLALGSIGLPLLQQALEKVRNEITR; encoded by the coding sequence ATGCGCCGTACCCGCTACAAAACCATCGTCGACCACTTCGCCCAGCGCATCCGCAGCGGTCAGCTGTGCCCCGGCACCCAACTGCCCACGGTGCGTGCGCTGATGGCCAGCGAGCAGGTGGCCCTGGCCACGGCGCTGCGGGTCTATCACGAGCTGGAGGCCATCGGCCTGGTGGTCGGCGAGCCCGGGCGCGGCACCTTTGTCCGCGACACCAGCCTGCCGCGGGGCATGGGCCTGGAGCAGCACCCGGCCAGCGCCGCCTCGGTGGACCTGGCGTTCAACTACCCGTCCCTGCCCGGCCAGGCAGAAAGCCTGCGCGAGGGGCTGCGGGCGATGGCCGCCTCCGGCGACCTGGATGCGCTGCTGCACTCGGCGCCCCAGGGCGGTCGCCCCCACGAACGGCAGACCGCCGCGCGCCACCTGCGCAACCGTGAGATCCGTGTCGCGGGCGAACAGGTGCTGATCGTCAATGGCGCCCAGCAAGGGCTGGCGGTGAGCTTGCTGGCGCAGCTGCAGCCCGGGGACATCCTGGCGGTGGACGCCCTGACCTACCCGGGGCTCAAGGCCCTGGCCCAGGTCCAGCGCCTGGATCTGGAGCCGCTGCCCCAGCACAACGGGCAGATGGACCTCGACGCCCTGCAGGCCCTGTGCCGCCGGCGCCCGGTGCGGGCGCTGTACTGCATGCCGACCCTGCACAACCCGCTGGGCACGGTGATGCCCCTGGCCGAACGCCGGCGCCTGGTGCAACTGGCTCGCGAGCATGACCTGCTGCTGATCGAGGACGGCGCCTATGCCTTTCTCGCCGAACCGGCGCCGGTGCCGCTGCAGACCCTGGCCCCGGAACGCACGCTGTACATTTCCGGGCTGTCGAAAAGCGTGGCGTCGGGATTGCGCCTGGGGTTCATCGTCGCGCCGCTGGAGATGATCCCGGCCCTGGAGCGGGCGATTCGCGTGTCGACCTGGAGCACGCCATCGCTGACCGTGACCCTGGGCTGCCGCTGGATCGAGTCGGGGCTGGTGGACAGCCTGGAAGAGCAGAAACGCAACGACGCCCGGCGCCGCCAGCAACTGGCCGCGCGGGTGCTCAAGGGCTGCGACTACCAGGCCTACCCTTCGTCGTATTTTCTCTGGCTGAAACTGCCGGAAGGGCTGCGGGCCGATGGGGTCGTGACGGCCCTGGAGCAGCAGGGAATCACCGTGACCTCGGCCGAACCCTTCGCCACCACCGCCCACGTGCCCCAGGCCTTGCGCCTGGCCCTGGGCTCCATCGGCCTGCCGCTGCTGCAGCAGGCCCTGGAGAAGGTCCGTAACGAAATCACCCGCTGA
- a CDS encoding LysE family translocator, giving the protein MPDLTTLSIFLGAVLLLLLSPGPNMAFVISHGVAYGWRGGVASGLGIGAADIGLTLLTATGVTAVVASWPPAFELMRYAGVAYLLWLAWKTLGKRGALHLAEPARVPLSTVFVRALCNSLLNPKALLFFMVFLPQFVRPERGSIAVQLVVLGLLLTLVSGVFHTSLGIFGAALGRGLPSGDSRLARWQSWLLAAVLLALALRLALLARPV; this is encoded by the coding sequence ATGCCGGACCTGACCACCCTGTCGATCTTCCTGGGCGCGGTGCTGCTGTTGCTGCTGTCGCCGGGACCGAACATGGCGTTTGTCATCAGCCACGGCGTGGCCTACGGCTGGCGCGGTGGCGTGGCTTCGGGGCTGGGCATCGGCGCGGCGGATATCGGCCTGACCCTGCTCACGGCCACCGGGGTGACCGCCGTGGTGGCCAGCTGGCCCCCAGCGTTCGAGCTGATGCGCTATGCCGGGGTCGCCTACCTGCTGTGGCTGGCCTGGAAGACCCTGGGCAAGCGCGGCGCCCTGCACCTGGCCGAGCCGGCGCGGGTGCCGCTGAGCACGGTGTTTGTCCGGGCCCTGTGCAACAGCCTGCTGAACCCCAAGGCGCTGTTGTTCTTCATGGTCTTCCTGCCGCAGTTCGTACGCCCCGAGCGCGGCAGCATCGCCGTGCAACTGGTGGTCCTGGGCTTGCTGCTGACCCTGGTCAGCGGGGTCTTTCACACCAGCCTGGGGATCTTCGGCGCGGCCCTGGGTCGGGGCCTGCCCAGCGGCGATTCGCGGCTGGCCCGCTGGCAATCCTGGCTGCTGGCGGCGGTGCTGCTGGCCCTGGCCCTGCGCCTGGCGCTGCTGGCGCGCCCGGTCTGA